Proteins from a genomic interval of Pseudomonas paeninsulae:
- a CDS encoding SDR family oxidoreductase, translating to MQNRMMITGAGSGLGREIALRWAREGWRLALADVNEAGLAETLELIRAAGGDGFTQRCDVRDYSQLTALAQSCEEKFGGIDVIVNNAGVASGGFFDELSLEDWDWQIAINLMGVVKGCKAFLPLLERSKGKIVNIASMAALMQGPAMSNYNVAKAGVVALSESLLIELKQQEVGVHVVCPSFFQTNLLDSFRGPTPAMKAQVGKLLESSPISAADIADYIYAEMAKGEFMILPHEQGRLAWALKQKNPQLLYDEMISMADRMRAKGKPA from the coding sequence ATGCAAAATCGGATGATGATTACCGGCGCAGGTTCGGGGTTGGGTCGTGAAATCGCCCTGCGCTGGGCGCGCGAGGGCTGGCGTCTGGCGCTCGCCGATGTCAACGAGGCGGGTCTCGCCGAAACGCTGGAATTGATCCGCGCAGCCGGTGGTGATGGTTTCACCCAGCGTTGCGACGTGCGCGACTACAGTCAGCTGACCGCTCTGGCGCAGTCCTGCGAGGAGAAGTTCGGTGGCATCGATGTGATCGTCAATAACGCCGGTGTGGCCTCGGGCGGTTTCTTCGACGAGCTATCGCTGGAGGATTGGGATTGGCAGATCGCGATCAACCTGATGGGCGTGGTCAAGGGCTGCAAGGCGTTCCTGCCCTTGCTCGAGCGCAGCAAGGGCAAGATTGTCAACATCGCGTCGATGGCGGCCCTGATGCAAGGCCCGGCGATGAGCAACTACAACGTGGCCAAGGCCGGCGTAGTGGCGCTGTCGGAAAGCCTGCTGATCGAATTGAAACAACAGGAAGTCGGGGTGCATGTGGTCTGCCCGTCGTTCTTCCAGACCAACCTGCTCGACTCCTTCCGTGGCCCGACTCCGGCGATGAAGGCCCAGGTCGGCAAGCTGCTGGAAAGCTCGCCGATCAGCGCCGCGGATATCGCCGACTACATCTATGCCGAGATGGCCAAGGGCGAGTTCATGATCCTGCCCCATGAGCAGGGGCGCCTGGCCTGGGCGTTGAAGCAGAAGAACCCGCAATTGCTGTATGACGAGATGATCAGCATGGCCGACAGGATGCGCGCCAAGGGTAAACCGGCCTAA
- a CDS encoding DUF2784 domain-containing protein has translation MLLRLAADAVLLLHLLFIVFALLGGLLVLRWRWRWLAWLHLPAVLWAVTVEALQLLCPLTSLENDLRHAAGQAGYSAGFIEHYLLPIIYPTGLTPSIQLWLAAFVLLPNLLVYGFLLWRWRHGR, from the coding sequence ATGCTCCTGCGTCTGGCCGCAGATGCCGTGTTGCTCCTGCATCTGCTGTTCATTGTTTTCGCGCTACTCGGTGGTTTGCTGGTGTTGCGCTGGCGCTGGCGCTGGCTTGCCTGGCTGCATCTGCCCGCAGTGCTCTGGGCGGTGACGGTCGAGGCACTGCAACTGCTGTGCCCGCTGACCTCTCTGGAAAACGACCTGCGTCACGCCGCGGGGCAAGCGGGCTACAGCGCTGGTTTTATCGAGCACTATCTGCTGCCGATAATCTATCCGACCGGGCTCACGCCCTCTATCCAGCTGTGGCTGGCAGCTTTCGTGCTGTTGCCGAATCTGTTGGTGTATGGCTTTTTGCTCTGGCGTTGGCGGCATGGGCGCTGA
- a CDS encoding HU family DNA-binding protein produces the protein MAMTKDQLISDIAEAIDAPKTTVRAALEQLSEIVSDALENDSEITLPGIGKLKVSDRPARTGRNPQTGKAIEIAAKKVVKYVPAKALTDAIN, from the coding sequence ATGGCCATGACTAAAGACCAACTGATCAGTGATATCGCCGAAGCCATCGACGCCCCCAAGACCACCGTGCGTGCGGCACTCGAGCAACTCAGCGAAATCGTCAGCGATGCCCTGGAAAACGACAGCGAAATCACCCTGCCCGGCATCGGCAAGTTGAAAGTCAGCGATCGCCCAGCCCGCACCGGACGCAACCCGCAAACCGGCAAGGCAATCGAAATCGCAGCGAAGAAAGTCGTCAAGTACGTACCGGCCAAAGCCCTGACCGACGCGATCAACTGA